From the Excalfactoria chinensis isolate bCotChi1 chromosome 1, bCotChi1.hap2, whole genome shotgun sequence genome, one window contains:
- the NDUFB2 gene encoding NADH dehydrogenase [ubiquinone] 1 beta subcomplex subunit 2, mitochondrial — MLASLGRSAGRLLRVGGGAAGRRHAGGEVHIEPRYRQFPELTRSQVVWSEILSGSMWFWILWHFWHSSDSVLGHFPYPDASAWTDEELGIPPDDAE, encoded by the exons ATGCTGGCGTCGCTGGGACGTTCGGCGGGACGGCTGCTGCGGGtcggcggcggagcggccgggAGGCGGCA TGCGGGCGGCGAGGTGCACATCGAGCCGCGATACCGGCAGTTCCCGGAGCTGACGCGGTCGCAGGTGGTGTGGAGCGAGATACTCAGCGGCTCCATGTGGTTCTGGATCCTGTGGCACTTCTGGCACAGCTCGGACAGCGTGCTG GGCCACTTCCCGTACCCCGATGCCTCGGCTTGGACGGATGAGGAGCTCGGCATCCCGCCCGACGACGCCGAGTAG